In Bythopirellula goksoeyrii, a single window of DNA contains:
- the mtnA gene encoding S-methyl-5-thioribose-1-phosphate isomerase — MTQQIPTLQWQGDIEGVLVLLDQKLLPAKTELIVCNDVDQVWIAIQELSVRGAPAIGIAAAYAVCLGAQVALDTELQPMQQRVGQVCDYLAESRPTAVNLTWALARMRQVADQATDCGPRELAQALLSEAQAIHAEDAEMCKSIGRHGADLLAEFPVGAGVLTHCNAGALATGGQGTALSVIFELAERGKQPRVWVDETRPLLQGARLTTWELMQREIECTLICDSAAAHVMAAGQIQAVITGADRIAVNGDAANKIGTYGVALLARSHGIPFYIAAPTSTFDMAIATGNEIPIEQRSGQEVVQGFGSTTAPAGVAVYNPAFDVTPAELITGIITERGIVATPTRDRIEALVGRNE, encoded by the coding sequence ATGACTCAACAAATACCAACCCTCCAATGGCAAGGCGACATCGAAGGCGTGCTGGTCCTACTGGATCAGAAGCTACTCCCTGCCAAGACGGAGCTCATCGTCTGCAACGATGTCGATCAGGTTTGGATTGCCATCCAGGAACTCAGCGTGCGAGGCGCCCCGGCGATTGGCATCGCTGCGGCCTATGCCGTTTGCTTGGGGGCTCAGGTGGCCCTCGACACAGAGCTGCAACCGATGCAACAGCGCGTTGGGCAAGTATGTGACTACCTGGCTGAAAGCCGTCCCACGGCAGTCAATCTCACCTGGGCGCTTGCCAGAATGCGCCAAGTTGCTGATCAAGCCACCGATTGTGGTCCGCGCGAGTTGGCACAGGCATTGTTGTCCGAGGCACAGGCAATTCATGCCGAAGACGCAGAAATGTGTAAGTCCATCGGACGACACGGCGCCGACCTGCTTGCGGAATTTCCCGTTGGCGCTGGCGTTCTCACGCACTGCAATGCAGGCGCACTGGCAACAGGAGGTCAGGGGACTGCCCTTTCGGTCATCTTCGAACTTGCAGAGCGTGGCAAGCAGCCGCGAGTTTGGGTCGACGAAACCCGACCCTTGTTGCAAGGTGCACGTCTCACCACCTGGGAACTTATGCAGCGTGAAATCGAGTGTACCCTGATCTGCGATTCCGCGGCGGCCCACGTCATGGCAGCGGGACAGATTCAAGCGGTGATCACAGGTGCTGACCGCATCGCGGTTAACGGCGATGCTGCCAACAAGATTGGCACGTATGGAGTGGCCCTGCTCGCTCGGTCCCACGGCATCCCCTTCTACATCGCTGCGCCTACCAGCACCTTCGACATGGCAATCGCCACTGGAAATGAAATTCCTATCGAACAACGAAGTGGCCAAGAAGTCGTGCAAGGATTTGGCAGCACAACAGCCCCCGCAGGCGTGGCTGTTTACAATCCCGCCTTCGACGTAACCCCCGCCGAGTTGATCACGGGTATTATTACTGAACGGGGAATCGTTGCGACTCCCACACGGGATCGAATCGAAGCACTCGTAGGCCGGAACGAATAA
- a CDS encoding serine/threonine protein kinase — protein sequence MTDTPTPPQRKLKFLPTSANFKLLEPLGVGTVGVVYRAESPDISEPVAVKLLHPTIAHDENIVDRFQREIVIMERLNHPHIVRNYGGGMMDGQYFYAMQLLDSGTLKDRIKKFGPLTWEQTAAFAAQIASALQHAHNHGIIHRDLKTSNLFFDKGGKLLLGDFGIARDTHEADITGAGITVGTYAYMSPEQICGDKEITGKADLYSLGCVMMEMLTGKPPFMGANFAQVWGQHLNDKPPGIRERDIDCPEWLEKLIFQLLEKDPERRPFNARAVQGILKDHLIEEFGPDLSHLTQDLPVLEDDQPNEGPSKQRIAFMLLLLAALVAAAVVLGK from the coding sequence ATGACTGATACTCCGACTCCTCCGCAACGCAAATTGAAGTTCTTGCCGACCTCGGCCAATTTCAAACTCTTGGAACCCTTGGGTGTCGGAACTGTAGGTGTCGTCTACCGTGCCGAGAGTCCTGATATCAGCGAGCCGGTAGCTGTCAAACTACTGCACCCGACGATTGCCCACGACGAGAATATCGTTGACCGTTTCCAGCGAGAAATCGTCATCATGGAACGGCTCAACCATCCTCACATCGTCCGCAATTACGGCGGCGGTATGATGGATGGCCAGTATTTCTATGCGATGCAACTCTTGGATAGCGGCACACTGAAAGACCGCATCAAGAAGTTCGGCCCCCTCACCTGGGAACAAACGGCGGCCTTTGCTGCACAAATTGCTTCAGCTCTCCAACATGCCCACAACCACGGCATCATCCACCGTGATCTCAAGACCAGCAATCTGTTTTTCGACAAAGGGGGCAAGCTCTTGTTGGGCGATTTCGGCATCGCTCGCGATACCCACGAGGCAGACATCACGGGCGCTGGAATTACTGTCGGCACCTATGCCTACATGTCACCCGAGCAGATCTGTGGCGACAAGGAAATTACCGGCAAGGCCGATCTGTATTCCCTGGGCTGTGTGATGATGGAGATGCTCACCGGCAAACCCCCTTTCATGGGAGCCAACTTTGCCCAGGTTTGGGGCCAGCACCTCAACGACAAACCCCCGGGAATCCGCGAGCGCGACATCGACTGCCCCGAATGGTTGGAGAAGTTGATTTTCCAACTTCTAGAAAAGGACCCCGAGCGCCGCCCCTTCAACGCCCGAGCCGTGCAGGGCATTTTGAAGGACCACCTCATCGAAGAATTCGGTCCCGACCTGTCGCATCTCACGCAGGACCTCCCCGTGTTGGAAGACGATCAGCCGAATGAGGGTCCGTCGAAGCAGCGAATTGCTTTCATGCTTTTGTTGCTGGCAGCGTTGGTGGCGGCGGCGGTTGTGCTAGGAAAGTGA
- the glnA gene encoding type I glutamate--ammonia ligase, whose translation MLTPQDVLALCRERGVRAVDLRFMDFPGLWQHFTIPIQKLEEEIFDDGLGFDGSSIRGWQAINESDMLLVPQAETAFIDPFTEITTLCMICNIQDPITREDYTRDPRNVARKAVNYLKSTGIADTCYIGPEAEFFVFDDIRFDQAPQHSYFFIDSSEAQWNRGTNTKALGEGPNLGYKLRHKEGYFPVPPADQLMDLRNEMMMAMIECGLDVEAQHHEVATAGQSEIDLKYTDLVQMADDMCLFKYIIKNVAWKHNKSATFMPKPLYGDNGSGMHTHISLWKGDQPLFAGGGYAGLSDEALYAIGGILTHAPAILAFTNPTTNSYKRLVPGYEAPVNLAYSQRNRSAACRIPMYSPSPKAKRIEFRCPDPSSNPYLAFSALMMAVVDGIQNKIHPGEPLDKDIYDMEPEELAKVPSTPGSLGEALAALSKDHEFLLRGDVFTQDVINTWITYKQKNEVEALALRPHPYEFCLYYDM comes from the coding sequence GTGTTGACGCCTCAAGATGTTTTGGCTCTCTGCCGCGAACGTGGTGTGCGCGCAGTCGACCTGCGGTTCATGGATTTTCCGGGTCTCTGGCAACACTTCACAATTCCCATTCAGAAGCTTGAAGAAGAAATATTTGACGACGGACTGGGCTTCGACGGTTCCAGCATCCGGGGTTGGCAGGCCATCAACGAAAGCGACATGCTTCTGGTGCCGCAAGCCGAGACCGCCTTCATTGATCCATTCACCGAGATCACAACCCTTTGCATGATCTGCAATATCCAGGACCCCATCACTCGCGAGGACTACACCCGTGATCCCCGCAACGTGGCCCGCAAGGCAGTGAATTACCTCAAAAGTACGGGCATCGCCGATACTTGCTACATCGGTCCCGAGGCCGAGTTTTTTGTGTTCGACGACATTCGATTTGATCAGGCACCACAGCACAGCTATTTCTTCATCGACAGTAGCGAAGCCCAATGGAATCGAGGAACGAATACCAAAGCGTTGGGCGAGGGGCCCAATCTGGGCTACAAGCTGCGACACAAAGAGGGCTACTTTCCCGTGCCTCCTGCGGATCAACTGATGGATCTCCGCAACGAGATGATGATGGCAATGATCGAGTGTGGCTTGGACGTTGAAGCCCAGCATCATGAGGTTGCCACCGCAGGGCAATCAGAAATCGATCTCAAGTATACTGACCTGGTACAAATGGCCGACGACATGTGCCTCTTCAAGTACATCATCAAAAACGTGGCCTGGAAGCACAACAAGTCGGCCACCTTCATGCCCAAGCCACTCTACGGCGACAATGGTTCAGGCATGCACACGCACATCTCGCTGTGGAAAGGGGATCAGCCCCTCTTCGCTGGCGGAGGTTATGCCGGCTTGAGCGACGAAGCTCTTTATGCCATCGGCGGCATCCTCACCCACGCCCCAGCCATCCTCGCGTTCACCAATCCTACCACGAACAGCTACAAGCGACTGGTCCCTGGCTACGAAGCACCAGTCAATCTAGCCTATTCTCAACGCAATCGCTCGGCTGCCTGTCGAATCCCCATGTACAGCCCCAGTCCAAAGGCGAAGCGGATCGAGTTCCGTTGCCCCGATCCGAGTTCCAATCCTTACCTGGCATTTTCCGCCTTGATGATGGCCGTGGTGGATGGAATCCAAAACAAGATCCATCCCGGCGAACCGCTCGATAAGGACATTTACGACATGGAACCTGAGGAACTGGCCAAAGTCCCCAGCACTCCTGGTTCCCTAGGCGAAGCCTTGGCCGCGCTATCCAAGGATCACGAATTCCTCCTCCGCGGCGACGTGTTCACCCAGGACGTGATCAACACCTGGATCACCTACAAACAGAAAAACGAAGTCGAGGCCCTCGCTCTGCGTCCGCATCCGTATGAATTCTGCTTGTACTACGATATGTAG
- a CDS encoding alpha-keto acid decarboxylase family protein, translating into MSETKAKPSDNPSIGEYLIRRLQDYGVADVFGIPGDYVLSFYTMLEESSLNTVGCTREDCAGFAADAYARVRGMGALCVTYCVGGLSVCNSIAGAYAEKSPVVMITGSPGMRERIHNPLLHHMVRNFRTQFDVFEKLCVAGTELNDPQTAFREIDRVLAACQRFKRPVYIEIPRDMVHVRPEIQLKIEVKPPQSDSRALAEAVEEAAQQIEAARQPVFLLGVEIHRFGLQGEVLQLAEASGIPMTATMLGKGVVAETHPLYMGLYEGALGQEEVTKYVESSDCVVMLGTFMTDINLGIYTAELSISDCIYATSEQLRIRHHHYHDVRLEDFLRELAERGLNVRQPLPPAPTDWNKAPFSLKAEAPIKITRLIDRLDEQLEDKTIVIADIGDALFASTELTTHGHTEFLSPAYYTSMGFAVPASLGAQVARPDARVVAIVGDGAFQMTGLEFSSLVSRHMPVIVIVLNNGGYGTERLLHPGEYEFNNIPNWQYDKLPALLGGGTGYQIRTEGEFDTALNAAWQDMAGPSILNVHLDREDCSQALKRLAERMSKTV; encoded by the coding sequence TTGAGCGAAACCAAAGCGAAACCATCCGATAATCCCTCCATCGGCGAGTATCTCATTCGCCGATTGCAAGACTACGGTGTTGCTGACGTGTTCGGCATCCCCGGCGACTATGTTTTGTCGTTCTACACGATGCTCGAAGAAAGCTCGCTCAACACGGTGGGCTGTACCCGAGAGGATTGCGCGGGATTTGCTGCCGATGCTTATGCACGCGTGCGGGGTATGGGGGCGCTCTGCGTCACGTATTGCGTGGGTGGGCTAAGCGTGTGCAACTCGATTGCAGGGGCGTATGCCGAAAAGTCTCCCGTGGTGATGATCACCGGCTCACCCGGCATGCGAGAACGCATTCACAACCCTCTGCTGCACCACATGGTGCGAAACTTTCGCACACAGTTTGACGTGTTCGAGAAGCTCTGCGTTGCCGGAACTGAACTAAACGATCCGCAGACCGCCTTTCGCGAGATCGATCGTGTGCTGGCCGCTTGCCAGCGGTTCAAGCGACCGGTTTACATTGAAATCCCACGTGACATGGTACATGTCCGTCCCGAAATTCAATTGAAAATCGAAGTAAAGCCACCTCAGAGTGATAGCCGGGCCTTGGCCGAAGCAGTCGAGGAAGCCGCTCAACAAATTGAGGCAGCCCGGCAACCCGTGTTCCTCTTGGGTGTAGAGATCCATCGCTTCGGCCTGCAAGGCGAGGTGTTGCAATTGGCCGAAGCATCCGGGATTCCCATGACGGCCACGATGCTCGGCAAAGGCGTTGTTGCCGAAACACATCCACTCTACATGGGGCTCTACGAAGGTGCCCTCGGCCAAGAGGAGGTCACCAAGTATGTCGAGTCGAGCGATTGCGTAGTGATGCTAGGCACCTTCATGACCGACATCAATCTGGGAATCTATACGGCCGAACTTAGTATCTCGGACTGCATTTACGCCACCAGCGAGCAACTCCGCATTCGCCACCACCATTACCACGATGTGCGGTTGGAAGATTTCTTACGCGAACTCGCTGAACGTGGGCTGAATGTACGACAGCCGCTGCCTCCCGCGCCAACCGACTGGAATAAAGCACCTTTCTCACTCAAAGCCGAAGCACCAATTAAGATCACCCGCCTAATCGATCGACTCGACGAACAACTCGAGGACAAGACGATTGTGATCGCCGATATCGGCGATGCGCTGTTTGCTTCAACCGAGCTGACGACTCACGGCCACACGGAGTTTCTCAGCCCGGCGTACTATACCTCGATGGGATTTGCCGTCCCCGCATCGCTGGGAGCCCAAGTCGCTAGGCCCGATGCACGTGTCGTAGCCATCGTTGGCGATGGCGCTTTCCAAATGACGGGCTTGGAGTTTTCCAGTCTGGTGAGCCGGCACATGCCAGTGATCGTGATCGTCCTGAACAACGGCGGCTATGGCACCGAACGCCTACTCCATCCCGGCGAATATGAATTCAATAACATCCCGAACTGGCAATACGACAAACTGCCTGCACTCTTGGGAGGCGGCACCGGCTATCAGATTCGCACTGAAGGAGAATTCGACACGGCCCTCAATGCTGCTTGGCAGGACATGGCGGGACCGAGCATTCTCAATGTGCATCTCGACCGCGAGGATTGCAGTCAAGCACTTAAGCGACTTGCGGAGAGGATGAGCAAAACGGTGTGA
- a CDS encoding glutamine synthetase beta-grasp domain-containing protein: MSYKLEYIWLDGYKPEPSIRSKTKIVDSKPNSPEECPGWSFDGSSTQQAEGHSSDCLLKPVRIIDDPVRKNASLVMCEVLNADGSVHPSNGRGTFEDDPDLWLGFEQEYTIMKNGKPLGFPVDGYPGPQGPYYCSVGIMNCVGRDIVEEHLDACLEAGLSVTGINAEVMKGQWEYQLFGKGAKQACDDLWLSRFLLHRAGEKHHVNIELHPKPIKGDWNGSGMHTNFSTTPIRDKGGEDMIKGICEKFSARHKQHIASYGSDNDQRLTGLHETQSIEKFSYGVSDRGSSIRIPIGTVQNGWKGYLEDRRPASNADPYKVVREILATLRS, from the coding sequence ATGAGTTACAAGTTAGAGTACATCTGGCTCGATGGTTACAAGCCTGAGCCCAGCATTCGTAGCAAGACCAAAATTGTCGACAGCAAACCCAACTCACCAGAGGAATGCCCAGGGTGGTCGTTTGACGGGAGCAGCACCCAGCAAGCTGAGGGGCACAGTTCCGATTGCTTGTTGAAGCCGGTTCGCATTATCGACGACCCTGTTCGCAAGAATGCCTCTCTGGTTATGTGCGAAGTGCTGAATGCCGACGGTTCGGTCCATCCCTCCAATGGTCGTGGTACTTTTGAGGATGACCCCGATTTGTGGCTCGGCTTCGAGCAGGAATACACCATCATGAAGAATGGCAAGCCACTTGGCTTCCCTGTGGATGGCTATCCTGGGCCGCAGGGTCCCTACTATTGCTCCGTTGGCATCATGAACTGCGTTGGTCGTGACATCGTTGAGGAGCACTTGGATGCTTGCCTCGAAGCCGGTCTCTCCGTCACGGGCATCAATGCCGAAGTAATGAAAGGCCAGTGGGAATACCAACTCTTTGGCAAGGGTGCCAAGCAGGCCTGTGATGATCTCTGGTTGAGCCGCTTCCTGTTGCATCGGGCTGGTGAAAAGCACCATGTCAACATCGAGCTCCATCCCAAGCCGATCAAGGGCGACTGGAACGGCAGTGGTATGCATACCAATTTCTCTACCACGCCAATCCGTGATAAAGGTGGCGAGGATATGATCAAAGGTATCTGTGAGAAGTTTAGTGCACGCCACAAGCAGCACATCGCTTCTTATGGCTCAGACAATGACCAGCGTCTGACCGGCTTGCACGAAACCCAGTCGATCGAGAAATTCTCCTACGGAGTAAGCGATCGTGGTTCGTCGATCCGCATTCCAATCGGCACCGTCCAGAATGGCTGGAAAGGTTACTTGGAAGACCGCCGTCCAGCATCTAACGCAGATCCCTATAAAGTGGTTCGCGAGATCCTGGCAACCCTACGATCCTAA